The DNA sequence TTTCAGAAGATGACATTAATATAAAATTTGACAATAGTATAGAAATAATATCTCAAAATAAGTTTTCATATGAGATAAGGTTAAATAAAATTGGAGAAAATAATATTAATATTTATTATAAAGATATATTAATAAAAAATATAAAATTAAATGCAGAAAAAAATCAAAAGATATATTTAGAGAATTTAGCTATAGAAAATGGAAATTTTGATTTTACAATATACACGAATGAAAGTTATCTTTATAGATTGAAATATTTAGAAATTAATGGAAAAGAATATAGTTGTGAAAAAATTGAATTGTTATCTAACAATATGGGAAAAATAGATGTAAAAATACCATTTGATATAGAGATTAAAAATAAAGAAATAAAAATAATAATGTTATATGAAGAGATAGAGACAAAATCAGATATAAAAATTACTAAAACAATTTCATAAAAAATAAGAAGAGTGGAACCTTTTCTAAGAAATTTAATATATTATGATTAGACCAAAAAAGGTGTTATTTATAGTATTTGTTCTTCAGTAACACAATTCTAAATTATTGAATAATTTTTTTATGTAGGGGCGAACCTGTGTGTTCGTCCTTTTGTTGCATATTTAAATATTTGGGTAGACACATAGGTCGCCCCTACATTATTATATATTCTAAAATACAGTTTTGTGGTCAATTCATATTATTAGTTGTTGAAAATATGTATGTTTTATGATAAAATAAAAAACATTAAATGAATTATTTGAAGGAGGTTAGATTAATGATATCAAAAGGAAGAGTATTATTTACATCAGAATCAGTAACAGAAGGACATCCAGATAAAATGGCAGATCAAATATCTGATGCTGTATTAGATGCAATATTAGAAAAAGATCCAAATGGAAGAGTAGCATGTGAGACTATACTTACCACAGGATTAGTAATGTTAGCAGGAGAGATAACAACAAATTGTTATGTAGATATACAAAAGATAGCAAGAGATGTAATAAAAGATATAGGATATACAAGAGCGAAATATGGATTTGATTATGAAACTTGTGCAGTATTAACAAGTCTGCATGAGCAATCATTAGATATAGCAATGGGAGTAGATGAAGCATTAGAATCAAAAGAAGGAAAAATGACAGAAGAAGATATAGAAGCATTGGGAGCAGGAGACCAAGGAATAATGTTTGGATATGCTGTAAACGAAACAGAAGAGTATATGCCATTGCCAATAGTTTTAGCACATAAGTTAGCAAAAAGACTTGCATTTGTAAGGAAAAATAAATTGGTTGATTATTTAAGACCAGATGGTAAGACACAAGTTACAGTAGAATATGTAGATGGTAAACCTGTAAAAGTAGATGCAGTAGTTGTATCAACACAACATGAAAAGAATGTATCACAAAAGCAAATAGAAAAAGATATAATAGAAAAAGTAATAAAAGAGATTATTCCTGCAAGTTTATTAGATGACAAAACAAAATATTATGTAAATCCAACAGGAAGATTTGTAATAGGTGGACCGCATGGAGATGCAGGTCTTACAGGAAGAAAAATAATAGTAGATACATATGGTGGAATAGGAAGACATGGTGGAGGAGCTTTTTCAGGAAAAGACCCTACAAAAGTAGATAGATCAGCTTCATATGCAGCGAGATGGGTTGCTAAAAATATGGTAGCAGCAGGTGTTGCAGATAGATGCGAAGTTCAACTTGCATATGCAATTGGAGTAGCAAAACCAGTATCAATTGCTGTAAATAGTCATGGAACAGGAAAAATAGATGATTCTAAAATGGCAGAAATTGTGGAAAAAGTATTTGATTTAAGACCAGGAGCAATAATAAGAGATTTAGAATTAAGAAAACCAATTTATAGACAAGTAGCATCTTATGGTCATTTTGGAAGAACTGATATAGATTTACCTTGGGAAAGGCTTGATAAAGTAGAAGAGATAAAAAAATTAGTTGATTAAAAATTTAGCACGTTGCTATAGTAATAGTAGCGTGCTTTTGGTTTTTAAATTAGAAGTTCAAAATTTAAGTTGTTTTTCATTATAAATTAAAGTATAATTTATAATAGAGGAATGGCTTAAAATATAAAAATATTATTTTTTAAATATTCAGAGAAGTAAAGAAACAATTTCCAAATCACAGGGAGGTGTGAACAATGGAAATAAAAGGAAGTGGTAAGCAGTATCTTAATTCTATAAGAAAAACAGCATTTCTTATGGGGAATAGTAAAGCGAGAGAATCGCAAAAAAAAGTTGTAATAAATAAATCAAAGCAAGATTTACTAACTATTGGTTCTGACTTGAAAGGTGAAATAAATTCTGTAGATAATTTAAAGAGTATGCTAGAGGATTTGAAAAACACAAATATTATAAAAGATAAAAATAGTTTAAGTTTATATACAATAGATAATAAAAATAATGATGCTAATGTAAATGTAGAAATATTAGATTATAAAAAACTTTCTAAAAATAGTTTTACACTTTCAATAAAAAAGTTACCTCAAAGTGGTATTATATCATCAGATAATATTAATAGTGATAGAGCATTAAATTTAAGAGGACATATAGAGGTTAATGGAGCAAACATTGTAGTGAAAGAAACAGATACTCTTTCTACAATAAAAAATAAATTAAATTATGGTGAAGATATTAATCAAAACGGAGAGTTGGATAGTGGTGAAGATATTAATTCAGATGATGAATTAATGGGAAAAGATGATATGAGGACAAAAAATTATACTTTTGGTGGTAAATTA is a window from the Haliovirga abyssi genome containing:
- the metK gene encoding methionine adenosyltransferase, translated to MISKGRVLFTSESVTEGHPDKMADQISDAVLDAILEKDPNGRVACETILTTGLVMLAGEITTNCYVDIQKIARDVIKDIGYTRAKYGFDYETCAVLTSLHEQSLDIAMGVDEALESKEGKMTEEDIEALGAGDQGIMFGYAVNETEEYMPLPIVLAHKLAKRLAFVRKNKLVDYLRPDGKTQVTVEYVDGKPVKVDAVVVSTQHEKNVSQKQIEKDIIEKVIKEIIPASLLDDKTKYYVNPTGRFVIGGPHGDAGLTGRKIIVDTYGGIGRHGGGAFSGKDPTKVDRSASYAARWVAKNMVAAGVADRCEVQLAYAIGVAKPVSIAVNSHGTGKIDDSKMAEIVEKVFDLRPGAIIRDLELRKPIYRQVASYGHFGRTDIDLPWERLDKVEEIKKLVD